The DNA segment TGTGGAGAACAAAGTTTTTACAAGACATTTACAAAAGACACAAGCCTCATCCAGCCTCATTCAGGGCATTTGGACATATAGGTATATGTTTAGGGTGAGGGTAGGGATTAGGCAGCTGTAAAAAGTTCTAGATATGTTTAAAAGAACATGTGTGGATGATGCCTGATATTCCAGGGCATTTCAATACATCATGATCTCCTTGGGGGCATCCTCTGTGGGcttctgttgctctctctgccGAGTGTAGGCTGCATGGACATACAGGAACACCAGCAGGATGGCCAGCAGGTTCAGTGCAATGTATGGGAGGACCAGGAAGAAGCCCACCTGCATGTCTACTTTGAAGTCGGAAAACGTTGCAGCATGCCCAGCATACTTTTTAATCATGGTCGTACCAAAAGCATCCAGGTGGACACTTGACACATAGATGATAAAACCCAGGAGAGATGTTGTCACTGGAATAAAAATGGGCATGTACCATCTGATTAGGAGTAATGATTGGCTTTGATGATAAACCTTAATCTGAAGTCAGTGCAATTTAACAGAGCCACACATTTGTGCCAACTGATGGCAGTGGTTATTCAGACATTTGAGATCATTTTCCAGGAAATTAATCATCAGGCTGTTTGAGGAAGTAAAAATGTGACTCAATTACAGGTACCAAAGAGACCAAATGTTCCACTAATCTCTACTGTATATACCAGAGACAAGTGAGAGTGTGCAAATGAACACTGTGTGTAGATTGCTCAGACTTCTTACCACTGAAACCACTGCATGCATACAGCCCTATAGGTCCCATGTACGTCGTATAGGGGTTGCTGATACTGTTGTACAGGGCGATGAGTATGCTTCCAGCAGAGCCAATCAGTGAGAGAGCAAGGAGGGCAATGACTACATACTGGAGAATGAGTGGTGTTCCCG comes from the Alosa alosa isolate M-15738 ecotype Scorff River chromosome 22, AALO_Geno_1.1, whole genome shotgun sequence genome and includes:
- the LOC125287597 gene encoding clarin-3 produces the protein MPTLKKTLHFAGSELCCAGAVALLGYGMSENWSTTTVKCISSNSTTSVNTTGSGMVTIGLFDGSIVLDQCPFFDFSKSITVFGELTGTPLILQYVVIALLALSLIGSAGSILIALYNSISNPYTTYMGPIGLYACSGFSVTTSLLGFIIYVSSVHLDAFGTTMIKKYAGHAATFSDFKVDMQVGFFLVLPYIALNLLAILLVFLYVHAAYTRQREQQKPTEDAPKEIMMY